CAGATAACAAAATTTTCACTCTCAGCTTCTAACTATTTACACTGCCTGCCTTCAGGTGCATTTTGTATCTGCTGTATCTATTTCGCAGTCGAGTTCCCAGAACTGAACAaagtactccagatgcagcaAATAATGAATCTGTGGGAATTACAGTATTTTTAGCCTgagtttttctttcccagtagCATTTTGTTCAATGCTGGTGTCCACTGGGCTTTCCACAGTAATGCCAGGacgtttttttattttctgagcaGTTGCGCTTTATTAAGGTCGCAGTAGGTTTTGTGAACAGCACAAACTACACCATCCAGAGTTATGCTTTCCTAGTGCTAATCCCTTTACCCACTGTGGTGTTTATTCAGCTACTTAAGTTAGGCTGCTCTTCACCATCTCTGAGGATCCTCTACAGTAAGCAGTATTATACAATGGTATGCACCCTGAATGTTGGTTGCCATGTCATTTTACCCCATTCCAGATCAATGATATTTTTAACGTGATCTTTTAACTCATGTGTTTCCCTGAGATGTCATGTTGTCACAGGAGCTTATACACTCGACATACATCAAGGAGTACAAACACAGTCAAGCATGTCTATAatggcacagcactgcacttCAGCTCAAATATTGCCTGTTTCTCAGCAGGCTGCTTCACTGCCTTGTTCTGAGTAGCTGTGATATTTCAATAGAGCACTACATGGTGGAGGGTAGGCACAAGCCTGGTCATGTTGAAAGCCAACCAGATagtaatgtttttctttctgacagTTTTGAATGCTCAGCACCACAAGTCTGGATGATAACAATTTTGTTAAATGATCAGCTGCAAGTCTGAATATATCTATACACATTTGATTTTCCTTATGCCAGTATCTACTTAATgtggtaaaaaaaagaaataggaaggCTAGAAACCCAAGTGTGTACCCCAGATACCAGAGGCACCTGTGAGAAGCACCTGgtaaagctgggaagggccctgtgtctgtctggcTCTCTCTTTTGTGCTGCTGTAGCTTCTTCTCCACAGGGCATCCAGAAATCTCAGGGCAAGgtttaaaatacacatttctcCCAAGGGGGAAAAATCTGTCTGATGAAATATAATTGAGAGATAGCCCTGGGGAAAGTATATATTCCTTTCACAAAGTCAGAGCCTAGGAGTTCATCCCCTATTTTAGCATATTCAGACTTTATTGCTTCCTTCAATTACCATTTCAACTAATTTTCCAGATTCCAAAATCTCTGATTTCCAAAAGGACTGGTAGCCTATAGAcataaaaaaatagttttgctCTGTCTCCTCGCAGAATTATTATGATTATCACattatttaaaatttatatTACACACATCTAAAAGGCCACAATTAAATTAGGTCCCACTGTGCTTGTCACTGCTCAATTGTGCAACAATTCCTGAAGGCATTCCAGGCCCTCTGGAAAACCAGTTAATTCCAAGTGAAAACTCTTCAGGGCAGATAATTACCTATATTTCTGTTTTGTAGTGAAATCATGCCTGGCACTGGTGCAGCCTTTAGTCTGCACCTTAATcctaataataatagtagtagtaatgACAATTAATATTAGTATTAAATATTGTTACCTCAGTTTTACCACAGGTCCCTCCCCTCTTTTATTTAAATATCATGTGCTAATAATGTATTTAATTCCTTCATTTGAAGCATTCTTTACTTAATGCTTCAGTGCTGTTCTAAGGATACTTTGCCCTGTTTACAGGGAGCAAAATGTCCAATGGAATAAGCTTTTTGTGGGATGAATGGTTTTTGGAGCAAGGACAAATAGCAAAAAGAGAGGGGACACCACCAAGAGCTGTTCTCCTGCTCCACGTGAATGTTAAGATTTGTCAATGTTCCACAAAGAACTCCTTCAGTACGCTGAGTTACTGGAAAATATCCTTCATGCTGAGAAAGATGCACATGTCACTGCTGAGTCAGAAGCTGGCAATGGTCATATCAGCacatatttgattttttttattattacttttgtgtgtgtgcatgtgttgcATCCCCTTATTCCAAAGATGTACAGGTTCCCAAAAAATGTTGGAGGAGGCAGTCCAGTTGTAGATTTTAAAAGTGTTGTCTGGGAGAAATAGGGACAAAATACCAAAACAAGAAGGCAGGATAGCTTAGTGTGAAAATGTTACAAAATATTATGCTGGTTTAATATTGACTTGTGACTGCAATGAAAGAATTTACTGTCTTTTATGTTTCATTCCCTTCACCATATCTATAGAAACATCGTGACTGTAAACGTCCCAAGCATCAGCTTGGCACATTTGCAGTTACTGCCCTACTTTGTAAATGCTGTTAGAAAAGTTAGAAAATGACATTACACTGTATAAAATCAAATACATTTCaagcaaagactgaaaaaagtGCACCAACAGTAAAACACTTTACAAGCACTAGAATGGTGAACTGGCTGAGGCTCTGCCTTAAGGATATAGGTGATACCCATCTACAAAAATGGCTGATCTCTGTTAGTAAAATATCATTGTAACCTTGTTAGGAAAAGTTATCTAGAAGGCACAGATATCTGCATGAAACTAAGACACATCCAATTGTGCCTGCCTGTGACTCTTTTAAGATATCACCCAGTTGTCTCAATTGCACCTTCTGGAATCGCCCTTCAGCCCAGAGAGGGAAACATGTTTATAAGTGTGTGTAAAATTGCATTGAAGATTAAGAGCCGCAGTAACATGTGAAATAATAGCAGTACTCAGGTGCTTTGTGTCAGTGAAGACCACGTAGTAAGTAAGTCTTTCCTATAATTTTTCTAGCCTTTCCTACACTTCCATCCAGGAGAAAGTGATATGAAATTCTTTTGTAAGATCAATGAATAGGCATCAGAGCAGTAGCATTATGTGTCTTGCTGTCAAAACAATAACCAATTCTATTAGCACCAAGCACTAAACATTCTCTTTTCTAAATCCCTCAAGTTAAAAAGCATCCCCCCTTTTCCAAAAGGTTTTAGAATGTGGATTGCTTTccagcttttttgtttttaagaagcTATATCTATTAAGAATACTATTACTCCATTTGATTAAAAGGATGAAAGTATTATATATAGAAAAAATGAGAACTATGCTATAAGTATGTGGCAGATCTTTCAACTCTCTAATGTTACTCTCCACCTCACAGCAAGCAAATTTGCTAtgaggcaaaataaaaaaattaattcagctctgctgtgctccaactggatttatcttttttttttaactctagaACTAGTACTTAGCATGTAAATTAGATAGATAAATATGTGGTGACCCCCTGTCTTTCACACCCAACCTTCTGTCTCCCTCGTTTGTGCTGTCATTGTCATTTGGCTGTGCTGCGGCCTGCCAGCAGTTCTGCTGTAAGCTGTGCCGTTTTGTGAAGAGCTCCTGTGGGGGGTCTTTCTTGTCTTTGGCAAACTCTTCCTGAACAGTGTTTTCTGCCCTGTGCCAACAGCTCTTGGCACCAATTCATCAGCTCACAATGACTTGCAGTGCTGATACTTAATAGTCATCCCCTGTAGCTTAGCAGTGGCAGTAGCTGAGATAGATAATGCAGCTTCTGAGCTGCACCTTGCATGTTTGGTTTCTTCTATTTGGCAAATTTAATCGATATAAaccagggaaagagaaaagaagcaatCCATCTTGCacttcacagaatgttttgtcAGCTTTACTACTACCGAGAGAATGTTTCAGGGTGAGGAATTGTAACAGATTCAACAAACCAATATCACTAGGCCTTCAGTGGACAacgaggaaagaagaaaggaggtgCTGGCTCAGCTTTTGTCAGTCGTGCCAAGCAGGTAGAAGGACCTGAAGATGGGTATCAGTGACATGCACACCATAGGCTGTTGCTGTAGGAGAACACGCCATCCTTGAATCTCATCAGTCACAGGACACAACGGTATCTCCCAACCGCTGGGCCACTTTAATCCGTTCTTAGCCTTTCCCTCCTCATCCTTCCCACTACCATCCCCATCTTCCCTTCCTGTTTTCTGTCTGAACAGCATCCAGGACAACAAGCCCTGCTCTTCCTCATCCTTAGGGTCTGCTGCACCAAACaaaatgcagcccagaagaccaaaAGCCCACCGTGGCCTTGGCTCGTGCTTCAGTGTCCACGACCTGCTGTTCAGATAGGTCCCAGCAGCAAGTTCCCACATCAAAGCAGTTCCTCATCAGAGGATGTGGAGGATGTTTAACTTTACAAAATTAAACACTATCGCTAAAAAAGTTTGGTcctgggtttgtgggtttttttttttgtgtgatgCTCTGGGACCAAATGGGCTAGTAAAGGCAGGGGGGCAGGAGTGGGAGCCCAGGTCAAGCACGGCCATTTCATGGGGTCTTCATGTGAGTGTATCCCTCTGTGTGCTTTCGGGGTGAAGTCTCCCGGAGGAGGTGATCTGAGTTCCCGATCGCGGCCCGGGGAATTAGGTTGAGGTGAGGGCAGCGAAACGCCTGCCCACCCCCGTGCCGGGCTGGGCGGTGCCAAGGGCTGCCTGCAGGCGAGCGGAGGAAGAGGCCAGGATATTCCTGAATGAACGACTCCTTCCTCACCCCACAACTCCTCCCGGTTCCCGCCTCCCTCCCGCCACTCGCTTCGAAGCGCAGCTAGTTTCTATAGCGACGGCGCTGATCCGCGGCTCTTCCGAGTAGTAACAAAGCCAGCTGCCCGCTGCCGCGCCGGGGATGAGGAGGGACGAGGCTCCTTCTCCCGCAGACACCCCGCCCGCCCGCGGCGGCCCAGACAGGTATGGAGCTGAGGGGCTCCCCGACAGCCCCCGCCGAGGCTGGGTGATCGCCATGCGGGAAAGGCTCCCTCGAGAGCCAGGCGGCAGGGCTCGGGGACCTGCCGCCGGGTAGCGGCTGCGGGAGAGGCTCCTCCGCGAGCCGGGCGGTGATGGGCGTCGCCTGAGGCGCGGCTCGGGGCGGCTGATGGGCGGCGGGCGCCGCCTGAGAGGCGGCTGAGGAGAGGCAGGCGGCTGAGGAGAGGCAGGCGGCAGACGGGACGAGGGGGACGAGCCCGTTCGTCCCTCAGCCCGCGTCTGTGGCAACAGATGGAAAGCGGGGAGGGTTACCGCAGGTATGCACGCGTCGGCCCCTTTCCGATTTCGCCTCGGCAGGGCTGAGGGCACAAGGGCAAGGTGTTTGGCTGGCGAAGAACCGGCGCTCGGGGGGTGATCTCGGCAGGTCAGCTCAGCTCACCTCGCCCTCCTGGCGCCGTCGTTAGGGGCGGGCCGGCGGGGAGTGGGTGCGGGCGGGCTCCGCGCTCTGGGCTGCAACCGGTGGGTTTGGCTTTGCCTTTTCTCCGGGAGCAGCCCATCCCCTCTTTAGGATTACTCTTGATTGTaataatttgttgttgttgttgttgttataaaAATATGCTTACCGCTCTCCCGCCCGCACGGAAATTATGGGGTTACGAAGTTTAATTTGTTCAGCTTTATAATGTTGAATAGGATGAGAAGCTTTAAAATGCACTACttagttttaaaaagaaaaaaaatacaatctaAAAGATGGTATTGAAACGTAATCAAGAAATTACTGCTTGTTTTCAGGCGTAAGTGTACCGAAATATTTGAACATGACATGAGCCTGTAGCTTTCAAAGTCAGCCTAGCACATTAGAAGACAGAGCTGAGGTAAGATGTTAGAGGTGATAAGTGTTTGCTTATCTTGGGCAACCAAGCTTAGTAAAGAATCAGCCACTCTTAGCTCTTAAGATATTCGTGCCAAGGGGTCAATGAGAAGGTCATGAACAGGACAGTTGCCTGAGCTCTGTAGAGGCTGAATGAATAAATGTCTGAGCTGCAGTGGCTGTACGAATCACCATGCCTTTTAGCAGAAGTTTAAAATTCAGAGCGACTTCCCAGTGGTAACAGCAGGCTGACCTTGCATGATGAGGTCCTTAGGAGCAGCCACTATGGTTTGTTGCTGAGCGATTTAGGAAATAAACTAGTTGATAGGCCAAGCAAAATTGTATTGTGACATGTGTGCAtgaacaagaaataaaaaaaggaatgtTGGATTGCGAGATGAGGAGAGTATGGCTATCATAGTTATTGAGTGGGTGGACAAAACCCTGGAATTTTAAGTAATGTGTAATCTAAATATCATATTATGTGATTCAAAACAATGTAGATGGGTAATATCAGGATGGCAGAACCCAAAGGCTAAATATTGATTGGAAGAAGTTTGAGAGTTGTATAAAGATGTTAAATGAAAAGTGGCACTACCAATACCGTTTAAGTAACTAGTGTGAAAGTATTTAATAGGTTAGAAAGAGAAGATGAGCATTCACAAAAACAAGGAGCATATAAAATGGAGAGTCTTCTCTTGCAAGAGATGTGCAAGTTTTAAATGAGGGTTAATCAAGGTTAAACGTTTCTCAGTGTAAAATGTAAAGGAGAAATACAGCAATCAATACAGTGGAATTCAGATCTAgtttgttaaaaacaaaacaaaaggacatAATTCTTTTATTGATTGCAATGTCTTGCTCAGTGTTTATAAGTGTTTGTTTGTCCTTTGCTTCCTTCAGAAGTGTCACAACAGGTGTTTGGTTAAAAAAGTTACAGCCTTCTTATGAATGACCTCTGTTTTTTATGCCACACTGAAAAGCAAACTCTTGAGTTTATTAAATGTGTAAAAAATTGAGACCTCAGATTAGCTTAGCATGATGGAAAACAGCATTTCAAGAAAAAACCCTGGGCTATCTGAAACTGAATGCAGATAGCAGGAAGTAAAAGGTCAGCTGTGACTTCTGTTTaggcagaaaaggagaaacatcAGAACTCAATATGATCTTGCCTTGAAAGCTAAAGATGTAGGTAAAAATATTCATGGTTACTCTGTGACACTTCAGTCATGAAATTGTCCTATGTGGAAGAATTGCAAACGCCAATTGATGAAGTTTATCAGAGGGAAAAACAACATAGTAATGGAGGCAGTACCAGGGAAGAATGCAGTAGCTCACTATAGATAGTATGCCCCAGAATATAGCTTGACATGTGTATCTACTGCTCTAAGCAGTTCCAGCACTTTCACAAACTATCATTTCACACCTTTCTAATGTTCCCAGTCCAGACTAGGTTTATTGGAAACCTGTTCTCAAATCATCCTCTAAAACTGTGCTTTATACAGTGATATAAGGCCACTGCAGAAGTCTGCTCACCAGTATTCCTCCTGCTGTTATGAGTTTAACATGTTTGTATATGTCCTCAGTTTCATGACtctgttaaatatttttgtggAGATGTATGTGTGCTTGCTGTAGCCAGCAGCTATTTCAAGTATACAGGTTGTGATTTCAGTCCTTCCAGCAAGGTTGCTAAGGAGTGTTAAGAATCCTCAGAGAGCAAGCTGGGGAAATTCTCCTGTGGCCTTTGCACACGTTGTGTGCTGAAGTGCTTCCTATCCAATATAAA
The window above is part of the Indicator indicator isolate 239-I01 chromosome 6, UM_Iind_1.1, whole genome shotgun sequence genome. Proteins encoded here:
- the LOC128967754 gene encoding uncharacterized protein LOC128967754, with the translated sequence MGCSRRKGKAKPTGCSPERGARPHPLPAGPPLTTAPGGRALPRRNRKGADACIPAVTLPAFHLLPQTRAEGRTGSSPSSRLPPASPQPPASPQPPLRRRPPPISRPEPRLRRRPSPPGSRRSLSRSRYPAAGPRALPPGSRGSLSRMAITQPRRGLSGSPSAPYLSGPPRAGGVSAGEGASSLLIPGAAAGSWLCYYSEEPRISAVAIETSCASKRVAGGRREPGGVVG